The nucleotide window ACCATCTTgtatctgaaaataaaataattatatataaaagaggtaaataactaaaaatttatgtattaacTTCTTTAATAAATCATACCTTTACTCCTCTATGTTTAGGCCTAACTTTTGGACTTGTGTTTCGAGTACTGCCTCCAGTCTTTTTACTAGCAAATCTaattatattttgcaaaataaacgGTGATTCTAAAATACCTTTTTTAAGAGAATTAATaccaaaatacattttttaataaaaatcaattttaaataaacacaaCCTCAAAAATTCTTCTCTTTTAGCATGTActagatataaaagaaaaactacggGGCGATATCAAACCTGTGATTAATAAGCAGTTACAAATAACACGTTAAAGGATGATAAGTCAAAAGCCATAGTCACGtgacgaattttatttttcagccACTTACAACTATCAGCTGTTAATGGGAGTATAGCCCAAAATGGAACTGAAAGAATGTATTTTCTGTTTGATTTTCAGCTGAAAGTTGAGTTGTcactaattgaaaaaattatcggaaattgaaattaaatatttattatgactTGAAGTTAATTTCCAGCAATTTATCATAGTGATTAGAATAGTGATTGTTAAATCAGTGAaagtatttattcaattatttctgaACAAGACTTTGAAGGTATGGATAAAATAGATAGAGGCTCCTACGAAAGATTAAGTATACGAGATAGTATAAGGGAATCAGCACAATCTCTAAGAAAATATGGCAGTACTAGCAAACATGTTATGAAGAATGAAAATTACATTAAGCACTTTGTGACGAACACGGACACTTTACAAGGAATTGCATTAAAATATAACGTTACTGTAAGTACTTTGTatactattttatatatatatatatatatatatatatatatatatatatatatatatatcactcAACCATAACTGattgaaaaatagtaaaatatctatttatttacaatatattgTTGATTCTTGTAGAACAATTTTTACATACTATTTGTTCAACTAGTAAATCATATTTTcctttgtttaaaaaaaaaatagaaaacgcaaataatttttaagtgaTAATTTCCttaatcaacaataaaattagaagaatataAAGGCCACCAAGGTTACAAGTTTACGTTTATTTAAAACTTCTGATTATTACATAAGAAGAAacacttgaaaaaatgtttatctaaAAACTCATTTCTACTTTgcaatcaaaattttaaaaatatactgaaaatattAGCATTCATATTTGCTGTCGTATTAGTAACTATAAATATAATCTTCTGATAACAGTAAATTACTAAAGgtcaaaatttgttgaaaaatgctttgttttttgattatattaagTTGAGTTTGAAATGTAGGTATCAtgatcaaaaatatgaattttttcagttatgtatcataatgtttttatttatttaaatagtttgTAAACAGTAGGGggaatttatacatatttttgtttcttttatgaataatttgttttgattttaggtcttctTTAAATCAAATTgcctttgaaaatttataaaatattgatgtttcAACCTACTTCGgtctatatcaaaatatgataatggtcaaaacgtcaagattttatctgtttttatatGTAATTTCCATTAAAGGAGATTTAAAATCAAAGACAaatcaacacaaaatatatataataaggtCTGAGAAGTGAacagtttaataaatttatttaaattcacagTTTGATTTACTTTTTACTGTCTCAATGTGTTCAGTAtgacatcaaattatttactaacTGCTACTGCTGATAAAGTCTCATCAAAATAGTATTATACAATTTCTAGTTTGAggttaacaaataaaaaggcTTTCTTAGAAATTGTCTCTATAAAAGTCACAATGTACtaaatattgttgattttgttgatgttatattttgataaagacggCAATAGGTCGAAACTTCAAGTTTTTATCTGTTTCCAAAGAATAaaaagatacctaaaatcagGATAATTTATCGACAAAATCATATAGAAAAGGTATAAGtaatgagaaattgaagaaattaatactGTTAATTAGAGTGGGcaaaaaaacacttttaatataataataatgttcaagaatacgaaaaaaaaattctgataaAGTTTGAGCTCCTAATATCAATCTTTAAAGATGCCACATTGTGATTTTTGATTTcccatttaaatttatttgtttttttttgtaatattaatgTATTGCAATGAATTATTGTGtagtaaaaaaatagatatttttgtaggaaattaaacagcttacaaaataattttacttgGTTAAAAGTTATTCGCAGTTAAAATTcaacctaaaataatatttaaattgattaacagactgtatcataacactgtgtgtgtctgtcaatatcaaacTGTTATGTAAGTAAgcaacatcatgtgtaattaatcgtaaataataataaaagttcatTCATACCgagcaattttttatttgttttattaaaaaaaggattccttttatttgttttaaatttattttatacaaaagttttatttatcgattgaggcagGTACGAACTCTGTAATAATAactaatgtaataaatatataactgtttattactgaaatgtttatttaaccaattttgaaatattattttattacattttcattcaatacaataaaattatatttgaccaAATGATTTAGTAGTTTATCAACATTTATCATTAAaagattaaatttatttaaatcttttttactattattagttttttttctctaattttgtAGATTGAACAAATACATAGAGCAAATAAATTATGGACCTCGGatagtttatttttaagagAATATCTTCTAATACCTAGCGAAGAATCATCTTCTAGTTTTGTTGATCTTAAAGAACGACCTAAATCGATATCGAGTCTTACGTCTCCTAGTAATTCTAGTTTCGATGAAGAAGATATTGGAggttttttaagtaaaatcgACGCGGCAATTGCTACAAGCAAGGAAGGCGTCAAAAAAACTAGTAGATCTAACGAGTAAGTATACTAGAGATTAAAATAATTAgcaatttatagtttttattatagatTTGTTGATGATTTTGAAGAAATCGAGAGGCGATTACCACCCGTATCGAGAATGAAGCAGATGGTGAATAATAACAGTAGTAACAACGTAATTTCGGAACAAGGCAGTCTCTTACACAATCCAAATAGTATAGTTGTACAGCAAGGTACTAAAGCTCGTACGTCCCCGAAACAACACGAACAACATcaagatgaattttttgaaCTATAGCTAAAAtactgattaaatttttttttgttggaatatTATACCTACCAAAAATACGAGAATAAATACAATtggtaaatatataatatataccgGATGTCCCGCTACGACACTATGAAATATatctagaaaataaattgaaattataaagtgtttcgatcaaatttttattattttacattttttgaaagaaaaaatgtttaatatttgtaatatttcaaattttttcttgtcAAGTACTAGTGGACGTACTGTATACTTTAAAGGAGTAGATaagatattataaaaagaataaaacacAAAGAATTCTATCAAAGCTAGAAGGTGAGCTATATCTTCTTTTTATCCTTCTTTCTGTTATTGTCAACTCTTCTTCTGTTTTTATCATTGTTTCAGTGCTATACATTAGTATCTTGTCTCATCATTGTTTTATCCAATTTGATCTTCTTATTAACATTGAATTATCCACTATGTTATCTCATACTGTCAATAAAtgtcacaatattttttttcttttattttttttgaaatcttctcATTTcacttcatatttatttttatcaatttcaatcaGTCCCGTTATTTTTCTTTCAGTTATTGGTAACTTTTCTTTCTTTTGCTCTTTGGAAGTCAACAAACAGCATTTTCAAATCGTTTTAGtgtttttttgtctatttatttttctcaaaataggATCATTTAGAATATGAAATGTGTTATTagtctcttaatttttttatataacttcatcactctgtatattttggcatattttgattaatattttaattacaatgtaaaaattttgttattgaaagttttttaataatcgTCTATAGTAAAACTgtgattttaattattattatataattaaatttccaccctgtatattttatataatttatttatctcgcaataaatctggaaaatttcaataactgaagtgatttttcgataaaatcgtGCTCAATATGAATAAACTGACTAATTTTAGCTTCTAATTGATACCAGAGTGTTTCTTAAATAGGGCGTTTCAAAATTAATGAGAAGCTTATAGATGTagacaataattttgataattcgttaaaattttacaatttaatagTAATATCACTGAACATTAATATgtacagggtgaaatttgaaatataaatagtttCCGGTTCTTGTGGGGCATCCTTTTGATATCGATAAATAAACTCAtgctctaattatttttttttgtatcgatataaatgttatttttgtttgtaaatatattgaatgtaAGAAAGAGATGTATTGAATATGTATATGATTAAcggattaaatattttcttgtagACGTTGTGTTTTATTATCCTTAAAAATGTCTGAAGATGAAATCGTGGTAATGGAAACCTTCATTGAAAAAGTGAAAACGTCCGTTGCCAAATGAGTTGTAatggtaaaaaatattctgtataTAGTAGATGagcatcaaatttcaaaaactcaGGTGAAGATGTCATTGTTGACATTATTTTCCTTCCTTGTAGGTAACTTCGAATGATTTCGTAGGTttaggactcaaaataaaactgtcctaGAGTTTTTGTAAAATGGCAACGTTTCGATcatttatttgatctttatcaagagtttttgtaaaataaatggCAACGTTTTGATCATTGTTCTTTATCAAGAGTTTGTTGTTGATGTTTGTTCTTTATCAAgagtttttgtaaaataaatggCAACGTTTTCATCATTATTCTTTAGCAAGAGCTCCGTCAGCTAAATATAGCTCTGCTATAAGTAAATTCTGTGTAGCAAAGCTACCTATAGCTTGTGAGAAACCGGACTGTTCAGTACCCAGCCGGATGTCGAAAAAGAAAGTAACCGGACTATATAGCAGATCTCCAGTGTCACTTTTTGATTTTGTAACAGAGCTACATGTAGCTCTGCTACATAGTGTAAATATTGCTTTAGAATtgcttctagtgcagctgttggtATGATTTCATGGCTCCGGTTGCATATATGCAAGACAGTCTTTGCATCTTCAAGAGATATACACCAAACCACTTCCTCATGTTAGATGATTGGTCATGTACTTCCACAGTAAGATCTTTGGGCTACAAACcaactaaatatataaaataattataatattttgacaaaaataatgggaaaaatttcaataaacaaatatatttattattaacacaACAATTCCTTAATCCTGTTATCATTTTTAAGCATGTTACAATTTATGTTCGTTATTTCTTGTTGTATTTTGTTAATATCGTGATTAAGTTGCTCCAAATGCGTCAAAAGCGGTTTGCTCGATTCGATATTCGAccttaaaattgaaaaattataaaaaattacaatatttctatatatattatgtaaaactaactttttttgCTTCCTAATTTCggaatataattgttttttggtGTTAATCCACAACTGCAACTCGCTATGCATCGTTTCGATATCTTCGTGTAAAAAGTTGATCAATTTTCCTAGCGGGTTCGCCGTTttagtcaaattttgaataacgtCAGCTAACTGAGCGATTTCTTTCGTTACACCCTCTCTAGTTTTCactactaatttttaaaaaatcataatacaATAAGAAactataaaagtattttaactaaaataaacaGTTGAGAATTAGAAGCTTGTAGAGGTTGAATTCAATTtaatacaacgttgccaaaccGTCTAGAATAAATGACTGAATTGAGAATATTATATTTTGCAGTTAAACTGTGGAGGGTAGAGGTTAGGAGAACCATCTCTGTCCTACAGGAAGTAATATTGGAACAgtcattgaaaaaatgttggTAAAAAGTGGAAAGGAAATGTGTTACGTCCCAAAGAAAGCTCCACGTTctcttttggaaaatataacaacttctcAGTATTACAAACAACCCTCTTATAACTATGATTGCTCGGTTCCATTGGAAAATTTTGGACCCTACATTAAATCCCTTTATAAAACTCCTCAGGTATACAACTTGGTGTACAGGTAAATCTCCCCCGATCATTTTTGACTTCCCTGTACTCCTTTATTCTATGTTGATTGTTATGCGGGACACTCTGTATACAGGGTTTCACGCGACGAGTTAAAACTGTCTGTATATATGTCAAAATACTTATAggaagataatgaaaatttctacgtctgggttttcggatacgatctttttaactaaaatattttcgaatatgGTAGACTgccgactgtaactttgttattttaaattgaacaccctgtatattagtaaatttttgaaatctacataaaattttagtatgcttttgtccaaaatttttttcgaaaaatacatactttttgagttaataatttttttgcaaaaaatttgaccgttgcaccttataaatgatttttttacgaaaatacccttaaagatatggaaatggtttctgttcggatGCTTTTAGCagggtcagacgtatttgaatctgttgaaaaaattttcatttgtacaGAGTGTGTGTAAAATATgggttaaaataaaatttagaccacacctgcatctctaaaaatttacagaaaacatttaatatctggataacggtaaggtttaggtatagagaaGTATACATgtatttgccttattttttacccctgaatgcattaaaatagaaaaaatcgggtggttctatttaaaaaaattgaaaaaacttgatatttatgaaattaaactttgaacactttttacacacaccctgtataaaataaaaaaaatttcagcctagattcaaatacgtctaaccttgctaaaagcaaccgaacagagaCTGTTTTCAAACCTTTAAGGGTAtccacgtaaaaaaataatttataagggtctgcaacggtaaaagtttttacaaaaaattaataactcaaaaagtatgcatttttcgaaaaaagtatttggtcaaaagtatactaaaattttacgtagatttcaaaatgTACTAATATATAggatgttccatttaaaataacaaagttacagtcgacttccggttctaccggatgTATATAAGTAAAACGAGTTCACTTACTGTTATTTTCTCTATCGATATCCATTTTCTTACCACCCCCCGTACTATCTCCTTCGATTTGTTCTAAAATCTGTTCGACCAAATGCCCTTTGTTATCCAATTCGATTTCGTGTACGATTTGAGCCGGTTCCGATTCAGCGGTGGCGGTTTCTATAACAACAGTTTCTTCTTCGTCCGCCATAGAATCGACGTTTTCCACTATGACGTTTATCGTTCCCATGGGAATAGGTTCGTGCATGGGTATGGCGGAATCTAATCGTAGACGCGGTGCGCCTGGACGAGCGCTCGATGGACGAACGCTCGGCGGACGAAGAGAACTTTTAGGACGACTTGCATGCGATGATTTTAgaactgaaattttgaaaattttaatcacgaagaaaatataattaaaataaaaagattattgCTTAGAAGTGGGGTCCACCCTAATATCGGTcgtaacaaaatgaaaaattattatttttgaggttagttaAACAAGAAATATGGATACAAGCAGTCCGAAcgtaatattaaaataagacAGCGATTTGAAATAGAGTAATCGAAGAATCGATTTCTCGGACCAAATAAATGAGATTTTTCAATCGATATGTCGTACTGAATTGATATTTCACCCttgaatatcgatttttttgggttttagtgaaaatcataaaattgtttacaattagCTAAATTGTTTACTTAATTTCGGTACTTCCTGGATGCTTATGCAGCCAGTGGCTGAAAAGAGAACtattatttggttttattattaaatacgtaaataatatgaaaaatcgtATACCGTCCGGACTATTAGTATCCACATATACTTCgtgattttaacaaaaatgaacagTTTAGACCTGGAAACTCGTTGGAGTTAAGTGTAATTGTTAGCAACGTTACCaaattctttataataaataagtaaatcgggaatttttaatttatgcttatatatatttttgattttgttcattttattggCGTATTCGAGATAAAAATGGGAGGGGCTAagtttgaaaaccaaaatttcaaccaATAAAGCATCTGAAAACCATAAATTACCCGAATTGTCACGAAAAACTCCGAAGATAGTCGGAAAGTACAAATAAAAAGCGAAcaattcgaagaaaaaaaacttttaggttaggttaggacgAATTTTATAGTGATTTAGTTTGTTCATAAAAATGTGTTTCTTGTTGATGACGAAAAGTGATAATAcgattaataatttgatttttattattttttttatcaaccaaaaaagtgttaaaattttgattttcaaacttCGGTCTTAGTTTTGTCTTAAGtgtatcaaaaaaatgattcttaAGGACAAAAAATCTGGCGGATCCCAATTCCAATAATTTACCAATGAAAAATTACCAGATGATCCTTCATTTTCCTGAACCGTTTCatttttatgttcaattttcattttttccatatcaCCACTTCGTGGTCTAGCAgattttggtctaatttgatttttgttaatattttcttccttttcaaCGTTATCTTCTTtcttaacaatattattatgttcATCTTCCTTCGGATTTAACTCAAGTTTAGgtatgttttcaatattcccTGTCATTTTTGTTTCATGTTCACCAGTTTCCTCCATTTTCTCCTCCTTTTCCACAGATTCAACtgttacattttcttttttatcattttttgcttTGTTATCATCTGTGCTAGGTGATTCTTTCTCGGTTAAACGTTTCCTATTTActttatcttcgtttttacTCGTTTTACGTAATTTTACtacaacatataaaaatattaagctCCATTCAGTTTCTCCAAGAAACTACGCTAATTCACAAAGCTCGTTTCCTCTCGTCTATCCTCGCCTCGACTCTTTGTGCCGTTTCGCTTCGTGTTGGTTGTTAGGGCGCGAAtgaaaatacgtgaaaatgaaattttgacaaatggCGACTTTTAGAGGTTATCTCAGAAAATAGAGCTTGAAATAAATCCGTTTCCGGAATAAACTTTACTTAAATCACGTACATTTAGTAGTAGACATAGCATACAACTGAATAAATCGCCAAGAATCGTGCCTATAGCCACTAGGTGGCGCTCCGCGAGGGTGTGAAATGAAGTCCCTGTATGTGGAAACGAGCTATAACGCCTATGTGTAAGAGAGAGAACTCTgtgtttttttctattctctCCTACCAAGAAATTAATGGCGCCCACGCTTGCGCGCTGCAACTATCTCTCCTGTCACGTGATCTAGcgaatttaaacaaaatagaCCAAAGTTGCATTGTTTGCGTTGTATTTTACTGAAAACATAATTTGACtcgtaatttcattatttatatgtataaatgttatttcattcataaaacttatataatttgaatatatatctTTATAATTGGTTCATTTAAACAGATCACTGTTTCCCGCGCTTCTCTTATTGGAGCCGCCATTGATTTCTTAGGTTAACCAATCGCGTGAACGATATGAAGCGCATGGCTCATTTATACCAAGCTTTTTGCGCATGATCGTGAATGGAATGTGCGGATctattagaaatataatttaatatgaaattacttcaatttttttaaaaccttttatatgttttttttacgaaattgtTCTAATTTTAGAATTCAAGACGATTTAACcacaatattaaatatatgatgAAATACCTTTGCttccttcttcttttcttacagaactttgaacatttttactatttttaggAGTGTCTAGTTTTTTATGCGTAGATCCTTTATCCTCCTTAGaaattttcgtgatattttttttattcttttcattcTGTTtgtctgatttaaaattagttacgAATTGTTTAGTATCAATGTTCGAATCAAGACATTTGGCTATTGCCTGAAGTAATAAATTTGTATTCGTAGCCTCTAAACCAGCTACGATTTTATTTGCTTTTACTGATAGTTTAGTACCGCTGGCGGTTTCTacgatataaataattacataaataaaatattgattttcgttaaaatgatTTACTTACTAACAGCTTCTATGAGTTTATTTAGAAAGGCTACTTTTGCATCTTTATCTTTTACGTTATCCGAAATCATCTCATCGTCTGTAAACAAACCCTTCAAAAATCCAGTTTCTTTTATCAGGGAAGTTATAATATCGTGCAGAAATCTAAAAGGTGGTTTTTTAAGTAACTTATCCGTTAACTGAGGTTTTTTTACGTATTTCCCTAAAGttctttgtgtttttttgaTAACCTCGGCACTAACTTCTTcagacattttaattttttcacttattttattatctagTAAAAAACgattaacatttttgaaatatttaaaaatacgtaacctaaatattgaaattgttgTCAATTCAGTGATCGGTTACCTCGGAAACGGTCACACGTGACTCGCCAGCGGCATAGTTTCAGGTTTTAGTTTTGatctatattaataatataattaacaaaattaacaaactttAAATGGAATTGTAACATCTACATTAATATATTAtcttaaaaaagtgttttattttaactCTTacatagataataaaaaaactagcgGTAATAACATACATTTTCGAcgataacaaattttaattattgtttatttattcaataatttactaTTGAAGACCGTTattgattagaaaaatttcaaacatcataattatattgaaatctATAACATTGTTCCATGAATTACGTATTTACAAAGaaactttattaattatttgattacCAACGTTTCTCATACAcacataaacaaatatttatttttattggaacaTATATAgtttgtttcaattaaaaacacatttatgtggttattaaatatttaatgagtatttatttgaaacagtTAAATTTTCCCCAATTGTACACCACTGCTAACGGATTTCCTATGACGTTCTCAATGTCATGCGCTGTGTTAAACGACGCGCCTAGAAAATAGCCCGCCTCCATCTTGAGTATTCTTGTGATACAACGGTTGTCGAGTTTTCAGGCGTAAgtgttgaatttatatattattttcattgtggTGTGTAAAGTGCTGTATACTATATAAACCGAATAATAATATTAGCAACAATTtgaatagatgaaaaataatttcgtacTAAAAAAACTAAAGTAATGAAAAGTGTGATGACTCACGTAACACGTTGACGAGCGAACTTTCTACAATTTGTTACCTTCGACATTGTTCATAACCAATCTTAaagtaatgtttttattttgaaactcaatcattttatataaattaattgtatattttcatcGCTCATTGTTGATTTTGTgttgtaaataaatatgtagGTGATagtaaattggtttttattaatCTAATCACactatgataaaattattatatatttttccacgCAAGTAGAGTTGTCTAACTATTAGGGTAgaggtttttaattttgtattattttactgagaataatgaataatgatatattttattttagttttaggtataaaataatatcgataattgatttgtgataatttatatagaaaattttagtaCCGAGAGttagttttataaattatttgtagagGATGGAGGAACCTCCAGGTGGTATCGTCAAAACGGAAATTCCGGACGTAAAACCGGAAATAATAGAAACAGCGGTCGAAGTGTTggaacaaaatacaaattttatagaaatagaaagaaCAGATGAAGAAAATGGTGAAGTGCATACTGTAGTTTTACAAAATATAGATATACAAGAAAATGGTAATGATCAATTAGCTATTATTGGTAAACTTATCTC belongs to Diorhabda carinulata isolate Delta chromosome X, icDioCari1.1, whole genome shotgun sequence and includes:
- the LOC130901055 gene encoding lysM and putative peptidoglycan-binding domain-containing protein 1, which produces MDKIDRGSYERLSIRDSIRESAQSLRKYGSTSKHVMKNENYIKHFVTNTDTLQGIALKYNVTIEQIHRANKLWTSDSLFLREYLLIPSEESSSSFVDLKERPKSISSLTSPSNSSFDEEDIGGFLSKIDAAIATSKEGVKKTSRSNEFVDDFEEIERRLPPVSRMKQMVNNNSSNNVISEQGSLLHNPNSIVVQQGTKARTSPKQHEQHQDEFFEL
- the LOC130901032 gene encoding TRAF3-interacting protein 1, with protein sequence MSEEVSAEVIKKTQRTLGKYVKKPQLTDKLLKKPPFRFLHDIITSLIKETGFLKGLFTDDEMISDNVKDKDAKVAFLNKLIEAVKTASGTKLSVKANKIVAGLEATNTNLLLQAIAKCLDSNIDTKQFVTNFKSDKQNEKNKKNITKISKEDKGSTHKKLDTPKNSKNVQSSVRKEEGSKVKLRKTSKNEDKVNRKRLTEKESPSTDDNKAKNDKKENVTVESVEKEEKMEETGEHETKMTGNIENIPKLELNPKEDEHNNIVKKEDNVEKEENINKNQIRPKSARPRSGDMEKMKIEHKNETVQENEGSSVLKSSHASRPKSSLRPPSVRPSSARPGAPRLRLDSAIPMHEPIPMGTINVIVENVDSMADEEETVVIETATAESEPAQIVHEIELDNKGHLVEQILEQIEGDSTGGGKKMDIDRENNIVKTREGVTKEIAQLADVIQNLTKTANPLGKLINFLHEDIETMHSELQLWINTKKQLYSEIRKQKKSNIESSKPLLTHLEQLNHDINKIQQEITNINCNMLKNDNRIKELLC